One Lycium barbarum isolate Lr01 chromosome 5, ASM1917538v2, whole genome shotgun sequence genomic window carries:
- the LOC132639186 gene encoding uncharacterized protein LOC132639186 — MDKYITRWKIGQPSSSSTHPSVASSVAPEIQREIMAPEIRRETFPSGVNLESFEADPRIRKPIAEYNPNIRDEVRRYYIQKGPCQPEVHDFPKTKFGKEMRQFNANWYKGRRKLLEYSVAKDVAYCLCCYLFQNEHESNGNTSETYTKVGFKAWNKALERFRAHVGEVNSIHNKCFNRMLDLMNQSQSIQTAYDKKLEKDKSESRRRLSASVDVTRFLLRLGLSFRGHNERQYYSNRGIFLELLQWYGDINKDVGIIILENAPKNEMMCSPSIQKDIVDSCAKDTIKAIIEDLDGDYFGILVDESKDISHKEQMAIVLRYVNKEGEVVERVVGIIHVSDTSARSLKEAIYSFLSDHSLSPSQIRGQGYDGASNMQGELNGLKTLILNETPSEYCIHCFAHQLQLTLVALAKKNSNVDDFFCIVTNVLNIVGASFKRRELLREHQAEKLEELLISGEVHTGRGLNQERGLQRLGDTRWGSDYRTLDNLTVLFPSIIQVLEFTGRECPNYTDRLVAKSSVSTIKEFDFAFMLHLIWKVLMMTNELSSSLQRMDQDIVNAMGLLALTKQRLQKMRDSEFELLMDDVSSFCDKYEIMIPNMDASYFPGRSKRRYLDIKYSHNLRVDIFYAVIDLHLQELKNRFDAVSTDLLLGMASLNPVNSFENFDKNMIMRLAECYMNEFDSSKVRDLSCQLDSFIVYVRGSDKRFFNLKGISDLAKLLVKSDLHQTWPLVYLLIKLTLILPVATASMERAFSSMKYIKNDLRNSIGDEFLNGCLVCYVERKIFANVSNDTIIHRFQHMKSRRAQL; from the coding sequence ATGGATAAGTATATCACGAGATGGAAAATTGGGCAACCAAGTTCTAGTTCTACTCATCCATCTGTTGCTTCATCTGTAGCTCCAGAAATTCAAAGGGAAATCATGGCTCCAGAAATTCGAAGGGAAACATTTCCTTCGGGTGTTAATTTAGAATCTTTTGAAGCTGATCCGAGAATTAGAAAGCCTATTGCAGAATATAACCCTAATATACGTGATGAAGTTAGGAGATATTATATTCAAAAAGGGCCTTGCCAACCTGAGGTTCATGATTTTCCTAAAACTAAGTTTGGGAAGGAAATGCGCCAGTTTAATGCTAATTGGTATAAGGGTCGTCGTAAGTTGTTGGAGTACAGTGTAGCAAAAGATGTTGCATATTGTTTATGTTGCTATTTGTTCCAAAATGAACATGAAAGTAATGGAAATACGAGTGAAACTTATACAAAAGTTGGCTTTAAAGCTTGGAACAAGGCTCTTGAAAGATTTAGAGCTCATGTTGGAGAGGTAAATAGCATCCACAACAAGTGTTTTAATAGGATGCTTGATTTAATGAATCAATCACAGTCAATTCAAACTGCCTATGACAAGAAACTCGAAAAAGATAAAAGTGAATCGCGACGTCGCTTGAGTGCTTCAGTCGATGTGACAAGGTTTCTCTTGAGACTAGGATTATCATTCCGTGGGCATAATGAGAGACAATATTATTCAAATAGAGGTATCTTTCTTGAACTTTTGCAATGGTATGGAGATATTAATAAAGATGTTGGAATCATTATATTAGAAAACGCcccaaaaaatgaaatgatgtgtTCTCCGAGTATTCAAAAGGATATTGTTGATTCTTGTGCTAAAGATACAATCAAAGCCATCATTGAAGACTTGGATGGGGATTATTTCGGGATACTAGTTGATGAATCAAAGGATATATCACACAAGGAGCAAATGGCAATTGTTCTGAGATATGTTAACAAAGAAGGCGAAGTAGTAGAGCGAGTTGTTGGTATTATTCATGTTAGTGATACATCTGCTCGTTCATTAAAGGAGGCAATCTACTCTTTTCTTTCAGATCACTCATTAAGTCCATCACAAATACGTGGGCAAGGTTACGATGGAGCTAGCAACATGCAGGGAGAGCTAAATGGCCTTAAGACTTTGATTTTGAATGAGACTCCATCAGAATATTGCATTCATTGTTTTGCTCACCAATTGCAGTTAACACTTGTAGCTCTTGCAAAGAAGAATTCGAATGTAGATGATTTTTTTTGTATAGTTACTAATGTGTTAAATATTGTTGGAGCATCTTTTAAGCGCAGAGAGTTGCTTCGAGAACATCAAGCTGAAAAGTTAGAGGAGCTGCTCATATCAGGTGAAGTGCATACTGGGCGAGGATTAAATCAAGAACGTGGACTTCAACGACTAGGTGATACTCGTTGGGGTTCTGATTATAGAACATTAGATAATCTCACTGTCCTATTTCCATCAATCATTCAGGTGCTTGAATTTACTGGACGTGAGTGTCCTAATTATACTGACAGACTTGTTGCTAAAAGTAGTGTGAGTACGATTAAGGAATTTGATTTTGCTTTTATGTTGCACTTGATATGGAAAGTTCTAATGATGACAAATGAGTTGAGCTCCTCATTACAAAGGATGGATCAAGATATTGTCAATGCTATGGGACTTCTCGCTCTTACAAAGCAAAGATTACAAAAAATGAGGGATAGTGAATTCGAATTATTAATGGATGATGTCTCTTCCTTTTGTGATAAATATGAAATAATGATTCCAAATATGGACGCTAGCTACTTTCCTGGAAGATCGAAGCGTAGATATCTTGATATTAAATATTCTCATAATTTGCGCGTTGATATTTTTTATGCTGTTATTGATTTACATCTTCAAGAGCTTAAGAATCGTTTCGATGCTGTGAGTACTGACTTACTTCTCGGTATGGCTAGTTTGAATCCAGTTAATTCATTCGAAAATTTTGATAAGAACATGATAATGAGGTTGGCCGAATGTTATATGAATGAGTTTGATAGTAGCAAGGTTCGGGATCTCAGTTGTCAGCTTGATAGTTTTATAGTTTATGTTCGTGGTTCTGACAAGAGGTTCTTCAACTTGAAGGGAATTAGTGACCTTGCAAAATTGTTGGTTAAGTCTGATTTGCATCAAACCTGGCCacttgtttatttgcttatcaAGTTGACTCTCATTCTTCCCGTTGCTACTGCGTCTATGGAACGGGCTTTCTCTTCCATGAAGTACATCAAAAATGACCTTCGTAACAGTATTGGTGATGAATTTTTGAATGGTTGTTTAGTTTGCTATGTAGAGCGTAAGATATTCGCAAATGTAAGCAATGATACTATTATTCATCGTTTTCAACATATGAAAAGTCGTCGAGCACAATTATGA
- the LOC132640436 gene encoding peroxidase P7-like produces MAPSKINANIVLFLLVNLLIGSSSAQLSTNFYSKSCPKLYQTVKSTVQSAINKETRMGASLLRLFFHDCFVNGCDGSLLLDDTSSFTGEKRAAANVNSARGFEVIDNIKSAVEKVCPGVVSCADILAVSARDSVVILGGPNWNVKLGRRDARTASQGAANSSIPPPTSNLNRLISSFSAVGLSTKDMVALSGAHTIGQARCTSFRSRIYNETNNLDASFAKTRQNNCPRNSGSGDNNLAPLDLQTPTKFDNNYFKNLVNKKGLLHSDQQLFNGGSADSIVTSYSNNPSSFSSDFVTAMIKMGDNRPLTGSNGEIRKNCRRRN; encoded by the exons ATGGCTCCTTCAAAGATTAATGCTAATATAGTTCTGTTTTTGCTGGTGAACTTACTAATTGGAAGTTCCTCAGCTCAACTCTCAACTAATTTCTACTCAAAATCCTGTCCTAAGCTTTATCAAACTGTGAAATCAACAGTGCAGTCAGCTATTAACAAGGAAACAAGAATGGGTGCTTCTCTTCTTCGCCTGTTCTTCCATGATTGCTTCGTCAAT GGATGTGATGGATCACTACTCCTTGATGACACATCAAGCTTCACTGGAGAAAAAAGGGCTGCTGCAAATGTCAATTCTGCTAGAGGATTTGAAGTCATTGACAATATCAAATCTGCTGTAGAGAAAGTCTGCCCTGGTGTTGTTTCTTGTGCTGATATATTGGCCGTCTCTGCTCGGGACTCTGTTGTCATT CTTGGAGGGCCTAATTGGAATGTAAAATTGGGCAGAAGGGATGCTAGAACAGCAAGCCAAGGTGCTGCCAACAGCAGCATTCCTCCTCCTACTTCTAACCTTAATCGACTCATCTCTAGTTTCAGTGCTGTTGGCCTTTCCACCAAGGATATGGTTGCCTTATCTG GTGCTCACACAATTGGACAAGCAAGATGCACGAGTTTCAGGTCACGTATATACAACGAGACCAACAACTTAGACGCATCATTTGCAAAAACAAGACAAAACAACTGCCCAAGAAACTCAGGCTCAGGTGACAACAACTTAGCACCACTCGATCTCCAAACACCTACAAAATTCGACAACAATTATTTCAAGAACCTTGTGAACAAAAAAGGTCTACTTCATTCTGATCAACAACTCTTTAATGGTGGATCAGCTGATTCGATTGTGACGTCTTATAGTAATAATCCTAGCAGTTTCAGCTCTGATTTTGTTACTGCTATGATTAAGATGGGTGATAATCGACCACTTACTGGTTCTAATGGAGAGATTAGGAAGAATTGTCGTAGGAGAAATTAA